The following proteins come from a genomic window of Schistocerca cancellata isolate TAMUIC-IGC-003103 chromosome 10, iqSchCanc2.1, whole genome shotgun sequence:
- the LOC126106678 gene encoding zinc finger protein 501-like — protein sequence MANDKRTGGSSSLINRVGVPPRTSNTIECTTKLVALSEHKSGTRHHVHHLTICQKTSAHLKELIEDQNVKCSEFLHRCNVCNKTVASSGSLKTHIRRHTGVRPYSCDVCQMSFISNTKLKYHSREHTGVHPYICKVCHRTLSSQSALKIHARVHTGERPYICNMCQKTFINASNLKKHSRLHSGERPYDCGVCHKTFRSSSNLKKHSCVHKGERSQFCKVCHMTLSSQSTLKIHSRIHTGVRTYICSLCQKTFMNSGNLMKHIRIHTGERPYTCGVCHKIFISSTKLKNHSHVHTGERPYVCEVCHMALSSRGTLKVHTRMHTGERPYICNMCQKTFINSSNLKKHVRVHTGERPYTCEVCHKTFSCGSNFKRHYRVHTGERPYNCGACYKTFACKSGLKNHLRVHSG from the coding sequence ATGGCGAACGACAAGAGAACTGGTGGCAGTAGCAGTTTGATTAACAGAGTTGGTGTGCCTCCAAGAACGAGCAACACCATAGAGTGCACCACCAAACTGGTAGCACTCTCTGAGCATAAAAGTGGTACACGACATCATGTGCACCATCTCACCATCTGCCAGAAGACATCTGCACATTTGAAGGAACTGATCGAGGACCAAAACGTGAAGTGTAGTGAATTTCTGCATCGCTGCAACGTGTGTAACAAAACAGTCGCAAGTAGTGGCAGCTTGAAGACCCACATCCGTCGGCACACTGGTGTACGACCGTATAGTTGTGACGTGTGTCAGATGTCATTCATAAGTAACACCAAGCTGAAGTATCACTCTCGTGAGCACACAGGTGTACATCCCTACATCTGTAAAGTGTGCCACAGGACGTTGTCGAGTCAGAGCGCCCTTAAGATCCATGCGCGAGTGCACACAGGCGAACGTCCGTATATTTGTAACATGTGTCAGAAGACATTCATAAATGCCAGTAACCTGAAGAAACACTCACGTCTCCACTCGGGCGAACGTCCCTACGACTGTGGAGTGTGTCACAAGACGTTCAGAAGTAGCAGTAACCTGAAAAAACACTCCTGTGTGCACAAAGGTGAACGTTCCCAGTTCTGTAAAGTGTGCCACATGACGCTGTCGAGTCAGAGTACACTAAAGATCCACTCGCGAATCCACACAGGCGTACGCACATATATTTGTAGTCTGTGTCAGAAGACATTCATGAATAGCGGCAATCTGATGAAACACATACGTATCCATACAGGCGAACGCCCTTACACCTGTGGAGTGTGTCACAAGATATTCATAAGTAGCACCAAGCTGAAGAATCACTCACACGTTCACACAGGCGAACGTCCCTACGTCTGTGAAGTGTGCCATATGGCGCTGTCGAGTCGAGGTACACTAAAGGTCCACACGCGAATGcacacaggagaacgcccatataTTTGTAACATGTGTCAGAAGACATTCATAAATAGCAGTAACCTGAAGAAGCATGTTCGTGTCCACACAGGCGAACGTCCCTACACTTGCGAAGTTTGTCATAAGACGTTCTCATGTGGGTCCAATTTCAAGAGACACTACCGAGTACACACTGGCGAACGCCCATACAACTGTGGGGCCTGCTACAAGACATTTGCCTGTAAGTCGGGCCTGAAGAATCATTTGAGAGTGCACTCAGGCTAA